In Mauremys reevesii isolate NIE-2019 linkage group 20, ASM1616193v1, whole genome shotgun sequence, the following are encoded in one genomic region:
- the LHX1 gene encoding LIM/homeobox protein Lhx1 isoform X1, with product MVHCAGCKRPILDRFLLNVLDRAWHVKCVQCCECKCNLTEKCFSREGKLYCKTDFFRCFGTKCAGCAQGISPSDLVRRARSKVFHLNCFTCMMCNKQLSTGEELYIIDENKFVCKEDYLNNSNTAKENSLHSATTGSDPSLSPDSQDPSQDDAKDSESANVSDKEAGSNENDDQNLGAKRRGPRTTIKAKQLETLKAAFAATPKPTRHIREQLAQETGLNMRVIQVWFQNRRSKERRMKQLSALGARRHAFFRSPRRMRPLVDRLEPGELIPNGPFSFYGGGYQRRAETPPAGLGRRRVKRSKDYQSEYYGPGSNYDFFPQGPPSSQAQTPVDLPFVPSSGPSGTPLGGLDHPLPGHHPSSEAQRFTDIMSHPPGDSPSPEPNLPGSLHSMSAEVFGPSPPFSSISVNGGANYGNHLSHPPEMNEAAVW from the exons ATGGTGCACTGTGCCGGCTGCAAACGGCCAATCTTGGACCGGTTTTTGTTGAATGTACTGGACAGGGCTTGGCATGTGAAGTGTGTTCAATGCTGTGAATGTAAATGCAATTTGACAGAGAAATGCTTTTCCAGAGAAGGCAAGCTTTACTGCAAAACCGACTTCTTTCG GTGTTTTGGGACCAAGTGTGCTGGTTGTGCCCAGGGGATCTCCCCCAGCGACTTGGTCAGGAGGGCGAGAAGCAAAGTGTTCCACTTGAACTGTTTTACTTGTATGATGTGTAACAAACAGCTCTCCACCGGCGAGGAGCTCTATATTATCGACGAGAACAAGTTTGTCTGCAAAGAAGATTACCTAAATAACAGCAATACTGCCAAAGAGAACAGCCTGCACTCAG CCACAACCGGCAGTGACCCCAGTCTGTCTCCGGATTCCCAAGATCCTTCCCAAGACGACGCGAAGGACTCGGAGAGTGCCAACGTGTCAGACAAGGAAGCTGGCAGCAATGAGAACGATGATCAGAACCTGGGGGCCAAGAGGCGGGGTCCCCGCACCACTATCAAAGCCAAACAACTAGAGACTCTGAAAGCCGCCTTCGCAGCCACCCCCAAACCCACCAGGCACATCAGGGAACAGCTGGCCCAAGAAACGGGGCTCAACATGCGAGTCATACAG GTGTGGTTCCAGAACCGGCGCTCCAAGGAGCGGCGCATGAAGCAGCTGAGCGCGCTGGGGGCGCGCCGCCACGCCTTCTTCCGCAGCCCCCGCCGCATGAGGCCGCTGGTGGACCGGCTGGAGCCGGGCGAGCTCATCCCCAACGGGCCCTTCTCTTTCTATGGAGGTGGGTACCAGCGCCGGGCAGAGACGCCTCCCGCGGGGCTAGGAAGGCGCCGGGTGAAGAGAAGCAAAG ATTATCAGAGCGAGTATTATGGCCCTGGAAGCAATTATGATTTCTTCCCACAAGGACCCCCTTCATCTCAAGCTCAGACGCCGGTCGATCTCCCATTTGTGCCCTCCTCTGGGCCATCAGGAACTCCTCTGGGTGGACTGGATCACCCATTACCCGGACACCACCCTTCCAGTGAGGCTCAGCGCTTCACTGACATAATGTCCCACCCACCTGGAGActcacccagccctgagcccaaccTGCCAGGTTCTTTGCACTCCATGTCTGCAGAAGTTTTTGGTCCAAGTCCTCCATTTTCTTCAATATCCGTCAACGGTGGTGCTAATTATGGCAATCACTTGTCACATCCACCAGAAATGAATGAAGCAGCTGTGTGgtag
- the LHX1 gene encoding LIM/homeobox protein Lhx1 isoform X2: MVHCAGCKRPILDRFLLNVLDRAWHVKCVQCCECKCNLTEKCFSREGKLYCKTDFFRCFGTKCAGCAQGISPSDLVRRARSKVFHLNCFTCMMCNKQLSTGEELYIIDENKFVCKEDYLNNSNTAKENSLHSATTGSDPSLSPDSQDPSQDDAKDSESANVSDKEAGSNENDDQNLGAKRRGPRTTIKAKQLETLKAAFAATPKPTRHIREQLAQETGLNMRVIQVWFQNRRSKERRMKQLSALGARRHAFFRSPRRMRPLVDRLEPGELIPNGPFSFYGDYQSEYYGPGSNYDFFPQGPPSSQAQTPVDLPFVPSSGPSGTPLGGLDHPLPGHHPSSEAQRFTDIMSHPPGDSPSPEPNLPGSLHSMSAEVFGPSPPFSSISVNGGANYGNHLSHPPEMNEAAVW; this comes from the exons ATGGTGCACTGTGCCGGCTGCAAACGGCCAATCTTGGACCGGTTTTTGTTGAATGTACTGGACAGGGCTTGGCATGTGAAGTGTGTTCAATGCTGTGAATGTAAATGCAATTTGACAGAGAAATGCTTTTCCAGAGAAGGCAAGCTTTACTGCAAAACCGACTTCTTTCG GTGTTTTGGGACCAAGTGTGCTGGTTGTGCCCAGGGGATCTCCCCCAGCGACTTGGTCAGGAGGGCGAGAAGCAAAGTGTTCCACTTGAACTGTTTTACTTGTATGATGTGTAACAAACAGCTCTCCACCGGCGAGGAGCTCTATATTATCGACGAGAACAAGTTTGTCTGCAAAGAAGATTACCTAAATAACAGCAATACTGCCAAAGAGAACAGCCTGCACTCAG CCACAACCGGCAGTGACCCCAGTCTGTCTCCGGATTCCCAAGATCCTTCCCAAGACGACGCGAAGGACTCGGAGAGTGCCAACGTGTCAGACAAGGAAGCTGGCAGCAATGAGAACGATGATCAGAACCTGGGGGCCAAGAGGCGGGGTCCCCGCACCACTATCAAAGCCAAACAACTAGAGACTCTGAAAGCCGCCTTCGCAGCCACCCCCAAACCCACCAGGCACATCAGGGAACAGCTGGCCCAAGAAACGGGGCTCAACATGCGAGTCATACAG GTGTGGTTCCAGAACCGGCGCTCCAAGGAGCGGCGCATGAAGCAGCTGAGCGCGCTGGGGGCGCGCCGCCACGCCTTCTTCCGCAGCCCCCGCCGCATGAGGCCGCTGGTGGACCGGCTGGAGCCGGGCGAGCTCATCCCCAACGGGCCCTTCTCTTTCTATGGAG ATTATCAGAGCGAGTATTATGGCCCTGGAAGCAATTATGATTTCTTCCCACAAGGACCCCCTTCATCTCAAGCTCAGACGCCGGTCGATCTCCCATTTGTGCCCTCCTCTGGGCCATCAGGAACTCCTCTGGGTGGACTGGATCACCCATTACCCGGACACCACCCTTCCAGTGAGGCTCAGCGCTTCACTGACATAATGTCCCACCCACCTGGAGActcacccagccctgagcccaaccTGCCAGGTTCTTTGCACTCCATGTCTGCAGAAGTTTTTGGTCCAAGTCCTCCATTTTCTTCAATATCCGTCAACGGTGGTGCTAATTATGGCAATCACTTGTCACATCCACCAGAAATGAATGAAGCAGCTGTGTGgtag
- the LHX1 gene encoding LIM/homeobox protein Lhx1 isoform X3, which translates to MMCNKQLSTGEELYIIDENKFVCKEDYLNNSNTAKENSLHSATTGSDPSLSPDSQDPSQDDAKDSESANVSDKEAGSNENDDQNLGAKRRGPRTTIKAKQLETLKAAFAATPKPTRHIREQLAQETGLNMRVIQVWFQNRRSKERRMKQLSALGARRHAFFRSPRRMRPLVDRLEPGELIPNGPFSFYGGGYQRRAETPPAGLGRRRVKRSKDYQSEYYGPGSNYDFFPQGPPSSQAQTPVDLPFVPSSGPSGTPLGGLDHPLPGHHPSSEAQRFTDIMSHPPGDSPSPEPNLPGSLHSMSAEVFGPSPPFSSISVNGGANYGNHLSHPPEMNEAAVW; encoded by the exons ATGATGTGTAACAAACAGCTCTCCACCGGCGAGGAGCTCTATATTATCGACGAGAACAAGTTTGTCTGCAAAGAAGATTACCTAAATAACAGCAATACTGCCAAAGAGAACAGCCTGCACTCAG CCACAACCGGCAGTGACCCCAGTCTGTCTCCGGATTCCCAAGATCCTTCCCAAGACGACGCGAAGGACTCGGAGAGTGCCAACGTGTCAGACAAGGAAGCTGGCAGCAATGAGAACGATGATCAGAACCTGGGGGCCAAGAGGCGGGGTCCCCGCACCACTATCAAAGCCAAACAACTAGAGACTCTGAAAGCCGCCTTCGCAGCCACCCCCAAACCCACCAGGCACATCAGGGAACAGCTGGCCCAAGAAACGGGGCTCAACATGCGAGTCATACAG GTGTGGTTCCAGAACCGGCGCTCCAAGGAGCGGCGCATGAAGCAGCTGAGCGCGCTGGGGGCGCGCCGCCACGCCTTCTTCCGCAGCCCCCGCCGCATGAGGCCGCTGGTGGACCGGCTGGAGCCGGGCGAGCTCATCCCCAACGGGCCCTTCTCTTTCTATGGAGGTGGGTACCAGCGCCGGGCAGAGACGCCTCCCGCGGGGCTAGGAAGGCGCCGGGTGAAGAGAAGCAAAG ATTATCAGAGCGAGTATTATGGCCCTGGAAGCAATTATGATTTCTTCCCACAAGGACCCCCTTCATCTCAAGCTCAGACGCCGGTCGATCTCCCATTTGTGCCCTCCTCTGGGCCATCAGGAACTCCTCTGGGTGGACTGGATCACCCATTACCCGGACACCACCCTTCCAGTGAGGCTCAGCGCTTCACTGACATAATGTCCCACCCACCTGGAGActcacccagccctgagcccaaccTGCCAGGTTCTTTGCACTCCATGTCTGCAGAAGTTTTTGGTCCAAGTCCTCCATTTTCTTCAATATCCGTCAACGGTGGTGCTAATTATGGCAATCACTTGTCACATCCACCAGAAATGAATGAAGCAGCTGTGTGgtag